The proteins below are encoded in one region of Bombus vancouverensis nearcticus chromosome 8, iyBomVanc1_principal, whole genome shotgun sequence:
- the mRpL15 gene encoding mitochondrial ribosomal protein L15, with translation MKLSEIMASKQGRDLALSMLRTLPRLALNNIRNNPGANKPSKRGRGQHGGNKHGAGNKGSGQRQNFMRTGYETGNNPFYLRFSREPYYKGHHLRREYPPLSLQQLQLYIDTNRVDSSKPIDLVSIINTGLYDLKVEWKHAGVHLTDEGADNFKAKVNIEVQWASEPVIAAIERNGGTITTAYYDTRCLHAIKDVDKFFTTGEPIPRRLLPPTDCLEYYMSAETRGYLANPEEISRERLVLSQKYGYELPKIEDDPNYKMLVQRKDPRQLFYGLEPGWVVSLKDKAILKPKADYLKEFYTS, from the exons ATGAAACTTTCCGAAATAATGGCCAGTAAACAAGGAAGAGATTTAGCACTGTCAATGTTGCGAACATTACCTAGACTAGCTTTAAATAACATTCGAAATAATCCTGGTGCAAATAAACCT TCAAAACGTGGTCGAGGTCAACATGGTGGAAATAAGCACGGAGCAGGTAATAAGGGATCAGGTCAAAGACAGAATTTTATGCGAACTGGATATGAAACTGGAAATAACCCATTTTATCTTAGATTTAGTCGTGAACCATATTATAAAGGACACCA TTTAAGAAGAGAGTATCCTCCTTTATCTCTGCAACAATTGCAACTATATATTGATACAAACAGAGTAGATTCATCTAAACCTATTGATCTTGTATCTATAATCAACACAGGACTATATGATCTTAAAGTAGAATGGAAACATGCAGGTGTTCATCTTACAGATGag GGAGCCGATAACTTCAAAGCAAAAGTCAATATAGAAGTCCAATGGGCCAGTGAACCAGTAATTGCAGCAATTGAAAGAAATGGTGGTACTATTACTACTGCGTATTACGATACTCGCTGTTTACATGCAATAAAGGATGTTGATAAATTTTTTACTACTG GAGAACCAATACCACGCAGACTATTACCTCCGACAGATTGTTTAGAATATTATATGAGTGCAGAAACGAGGGGATATTTAGCAAATCCTGAAGAAATTTCTCGTGAACGTTTGGTTTTATCTCAGAAATATGGTTACGAGCTACCAAAAATTGAAGATGATCCTAATTACAAAATGCTTGTGCAGCGTAAAGATCCTAGACAATTATTTTATGGTCTTGAACCTGGTTGGGTTGTGAGTCTTAAAGATAAAGCAATTCTGAAACCTAAAGCTGATTATCTTAAGGAATTCTATACaagttga
- the Rack1 gene encoding receptor of activated protein kinase C 1, producing MTETLQLRGTLRGHNGWVTQIATNPKYPDMILSSSRDKTLIVWKLTRDEANYGIPQKRLYGHSHFISDVVLSSDGNYALSGSWDKTLRLWDLAAGRTTRRFEDHTKDVLSVAFSVDNRQIVSGSRDKTIKLWNTLAECKYTIQDDGHTDWVSCVRFSPNHSNPIIVSAGWDKLVKVWNLTNCRLKINHSGHTGYLNTVTVSPDGSLCASGGKDCKAMLWDLNDGKHLHTLDHNDIITALCFSPNRYWLCAAFGPWIKIWDLETKEMVEELKPEVVSATSKAEPPHCLSLAWSTDGQTLFAGYSDNTIRVWQVSVSSR from the exons ATGACTGAAACTCTTCAATTAAGAGGGACACTTCGGGGACACAATGGATGGGTTACCCAAATCGCGACAAATCCAAAATATCCGGATATGATACTGTCTTCTTCACGTG ATAAAACTTTAATCGTATGGAAGCTGACACGTGACGAAGCCAATTATGGTATTCCTCAGAAGCGTTTGTATGGTCACTCTCACTTTATTAGTGATGTAGTGTTATCGTCAGATGGTAATTATGCTCTATCTGGTTCATGGGACAAAACTCTTCGACTTTGGGACTTGGCCGCAGGTCGTACGACACGACGATTCGAGGACCATACCAAG GATGTTTTAAGCGTCGCCTTCTCCGTGGACAATCGTCAAATTGTTTCTGGTTCTCGAGACAAGACAATTAAACTGTGGAATACTTTGGCTGAGTGCAAGTATACTATTCAAGATGATGGACATACGGACTGGGTTAGCTGTGTACGTTTCTCTCCAAATCATTCCAATCCCATCATTGTTTCTGCAGGCTGGGACAAATTGGTCAAG GTATGGAACTTAACAAATTGTAGACTGAAGATCAATCACAGTGGACACACTGGATATCTTAATACAGTTACTGTCTCCCCTGATGGATCGCTTTGTGCTTCAGGCGGCAAG GACTGTAAGGCTATGTTATGGGATCTGAATGACGGAAAACATCTCCACACCTTAGATCATAACGACATTATCACAGCTTTGTGCTTCAGCCCTAATCGTTACTGGCTGTGCGCTGCATTTGGACCTTGGATCAAGATATGGGATCTTGAAACCAAAGAAATGGTTGAAGAATTAAAACCAGAGGTAGTGTCTGCAACGAGTAAAGCAGAGCCACCTCATTGTCTATCTTTAGCGTGGTCTACTGATGGACAAACCCTTTTTGCCGGCTACTCAGACAATACTATCCGTGTTTGGCAAGTTTCTGTATCTAGCCGTTAA